One genomic region from Rothia dentocariosa ATCC 17931 encodes:
- a CDS encoding NUDIX hydrolase produces MPTPEYIVNLRKKIGHEYLWLSGATAVIRRDEDGKVLLVKRSDNGRWTPVTGIVDPGENPALTCIREAYEEAGVRIEVLELAQVKADPAMRFSNGDRCQFLDHTFLCRWVSGQARVNDEESSQVRWVDVTDPQERSMLSERMLDRIDAALNYDGHCRFDYVSHAPKDEPESSR; encoded by the coding sequence ATGCCTACCCCCGAGTACATCGTGAATTTACGCAAGAAAATTGGTCACGAATATTTATGGCTTTCGGGCGCTACCGCAGTGATCCGTCGCGATGAGGATGGCAAGGTACTGCTGGTTAAACGCAGCGATAACGGCAGGTGGACTCCCGTGACGGGTATTGTCGATCCTGGCGAGAACCCGGCGCTTACCTGCATACGTGAAGCCTATGAGGAGGCGGGCGTGCGTATTGAGGTTCTAGAGCTTGCTCAGGTCAAGGCTGACCCCGCGATGCGCTTTAGCAACGGGGATCGCTGCCAGTTTTTAGATCACACGTTTTTGTGCCGGTGGGTATCCGGGCAGGCACGAGTGAATGACGAGGAATCTTCCCAGGTGCGATGGGTAGATGTGACGGATCCTCAGGAGCGTTCTATGCTCTCTGAGCGGATGCTTGACCGCATTGATGCGGCGCTGAACTATGACGGACATTGCCGTTTTGACTATGTATCTCACGCTCCCAAAGATGAACCTGAATCCTCTCGGTAA
- a CDS encoding prepilin peptidase, whose protein sequence is MLQELSKLFTQGVSGWIAGILLILYLLYAAGCTVKLWGWDLRKHRLPNRIVFPFVFATHTALPVIAALSGQWGTILRVWGSGLVLWAFYVLMRMLSFGALGRGDVKLALALGGLIGYFSWANLLWATLVTFVVGGLCAVVLVLSRSVTRRTRIAFGPFMLIGMIAAVLVPSYSFLSF, encoded by the coding sequence ATGCTTCAAGAACTCTCGAAACTCTTTACACAGGGAGTATCCGGCTGGATCGCCGGTATTCTGCTGATTCTTTACCTGCTGTACGCAGCTGGGTGTACGGTAAAACTATGGGGCTGGGATCTGCGAAAACACAGGCTACCAAACCGCATCGTATTTCCTTTCGTGTTTGCCACCCACACCGCTTTGCCGGTTATTGCTGCTCTGAGCGGTCAGTGGGGAACTATCCTGCGTGTATGGGGGAGTGGTCTTGTACTTTGGGCCTTCTACGTCCTGATGAGGATGCTCTCCTTCGGGGCGCTGGGCCGAGGGGACGTGAAACTTGCTCTCGCGCTTGGCGGGCTCATTGGCTACTTCTCGTGGGCTAACCTATTGTGGGCGACGTTGGTTACCTTTGTTGTGGGCGGATTATGCGCCGTGGTCTTGGTACTGAGCAGGTCCGTTACACGGCGCACCCGCATAGCCTTCGGACCGTTTATGCTGATAGGAATGATAGCGGCGGTTTTGGTGCCAAGCTACTCATTCCTATCGTTCTAA